Below is a genomic region from Delftia tsuruhatensis.
CGCGCCGACGACCTGCCCCTGGTCTTCCCGGTGCTGGGCGTCACCGGCCTGCCGCGCGGTGCCCATGTACGCGTGCGCCTGGGCGAGATCGACGAGATCGCGCTCGATGTCTCGGGCACGCTGATCGAACGCCTGGATGGCGACGCGGTCGCGGCCGGTGGCGAGGATGCGGCCGAAGACGACGAGGAAGCCGTGGCCGGCCCCATCGCCATCGCCGTGGACATGAACGAGGCCGATGGCACGGCGGCGGACCCCGCCCAGTCCTGAGCCCTCGCACACCCCTGCAACAGTCCCTGACCCGACCTGACGTGAAACTGCCTACCGCCCTCCGTTCCCTGAGCACGCTGCAGTTGGCGCTGGGCGTTTCCATCGCCATCCACGCGGGGCTGCTTTCGTTCCGCTTCGTCGACCCCGAACGCTTCGACCGTGTGTTCCAGGACACGCCGCTGGAAGTCATCCTGGTCAACGCCCGGGCCAACGAGCAGCCTGACAAGGCGCAGGCCATCGCCCAGACCTCGCTGGCCGGTGGCGGCGAGGCCGACAAGGGGCGGGCCTCCAGCCCCATGCCCTACTCGGCCCTCACGGCCGTGGGCGAAGACTTCGAGGAACGCCAGCGCCAGATCGACTCCATGCAGGAGCAGCAGACCGTCATGCTGACCCAGTTGCGCAAGCAGATCGCGGCCCTGCCGCCGCTGGACCCGCGCGAGGCGGCCAGGCAGACCAGGGAACAGCAGGCCCAGCAGGAAAAGCGCCGCCAGCTGGTGAAGCTGCTGGCCGAGATAGAAAAACGCATCAACGAGGAAAACGCGCGTCCCAAGAAGCGCTACATCAGTCCCGCCACGCGCGAGGCCGTCTACGCCATCTACTACGATGGCCTGCGCCGCAAGGTCGAGGACAAGGGCACGGAAAACTTCCCCGAGCAGGCCGGCAAGAAACTCTATGGCGAGCTGGTCATGATCCTGACCGTCAACCACGACGGCCGCGTGCTGGCCACCGAGATCGTGCAAGGTTCTGGCAACCGCATGCTGGACACGCGCGCGGAAGCCATCGCGCGCGCAGCCGGCCCCTTCGGCCACTTCAGCCCGGCCATGCGCGCCAAGGCCGACCAGATCGCCGTGGTCTCACGCTTCAAGTTCACGCGTGAGCAGACGCTGCAAACCACAGTGCAATAGCTCCCCAGCCCTCTTCGCACCCTTGCTTTTCGACATGACTTCCGCTGCCGCCACCTCCTCCGACCGCTACTGCGTCATGGGCAATCCCGTCGCGCACAGCCGCTCGCCCTGGATCCATGCCCGCTTCGCCGAACTGTGCGGGCAGGTCCTGCGCTACGAGCGCCGGCATGTGGAATTGCAAGACTTCACCGAGGCTGTGCACGGCTTCATCGCCGAAGGCGGGCGCGGCTGCAACGTCACCGTGCCCTTCAAGCTGGAAGCCGCCCAGCTGGCCACCACGTCCAGCGAACGCGTGCAACTGGCAGGCGCCGCCAACACCCTGGTGCTGACGGCGGATGGCATCCATGCCGACAACACCGATGGACTGGGCCTGGTGGCCGACATCGTGCGCAACGCAGGCGTTGGGCTGGCCGGCCGCGATCTGCTGCTGCTGGGTGCCGGAGGCGCGGCGGCGGGCGCGCTGGGTGCACTGATCGCCGAGCGCCCGCGCCGCATCGCGGTCGTCAACCGGACCCTCGAACGCGCCCAGACCCTGGTCCAGCGCCATGCCGCCTTCGCCGCGCAATACGGCGTGGAGCTGGCCGCACTGGAGCAGCAGGCCGTGGAGGAGGACTTCGACGTGGTCATCAATGCCACGGCCAGCAGCCTCGCGGGTGCCGAGGTGCCCGTGCCAGCCAGCGTGCTGCGCCCCGGCAGCCTGGCCTACGACATGATGTACGGCCCCGCTGCCCAGGACTTCATGCAATGGGCCGGACGGCATGGTGCCCAGGCCCGCGACGGACTGGGCATGCTGGTGGAGCAGGCCGCCGAGTCGTTCGCGCTATGGCGCGGCGTGCGCCCCCCCTCGGCCCAGGTGCTGGCCGAACTGCGCGCCCACATCGCCCAGGGCGGCTGAGGAATCCATGAGATCCGTAGCGCGCGCGCTGGTGCTGGTGCTGTGCGCCGGCCTGCTGCTGCAGCTGTTCTTCGTGCTGCGCATCGCGCTGATGGTGGTCGTCGATCCGCAGTCCACGGCCTTTCAGCGCTCCGAGGCCTGGCAGTTGCTGCGCAGCTCCGAGGGCCTGCGCTGGAGCCAGCAGTGGCTGCCCTATGACCGCATCGCGCCCGCGCTCAAGCGCGCCGTCATCGCGTCCGAGGACGACAGCTTCATCGAGCACCACGGCGTGCAGTGGGAAGCCATCGAAAAGGCCTGGGAACGCAACCAGCGCGCCGAGGCCCGTGCGCAAAAGGCCGACAACGGCAAGGCGCCCAAGATCTATGGCGGCTCCACCATCACCCAGCAACTGGCCAAGAACCTGCTGCTGTCGGGCGAACGCAGCCTGCTGCGCAAAGGACAGGAGCTGGTGCTGACCCACCTGCTGGAGCTGATGCTGAGCAAGCAGCGCATCCTGGAGATCTATCTGAACAGCGTGGAATGGGGCCAGGGCGTGTTCGGCGCGGAAGCCGCGGCACACCACTACTTCCGCAAGAGCGCCTCCCAGTTGAGCAGCGCCGAGGCCGCACGCCTGGCCGTGATGCTGCCCCAGCCCAAGCGCTTCGAGAAGCTGCCCAACTCCAGCTACCTGCTCCAGCGCACACGCGTGGTCATGCAAAGAATGCCCAGCGCCGTGGTCCCCTGAGCAGCTACAGTCACGCCATGCGCATTCTTGGAATCGACCCCGGGCTGCAGACCACGGGATTCGGCGTGATCGACGTCGACGGCCACCGCCTGGCCTACGTGGCCAGCGGCACCATCCGCACCACGGGCATCGCGCTCGGCGACCTGCCGGGGCGGCTCAAGCTGCTGTTCGACGGCATCTCGGAAGTCGCCGGCCGCTACCAGCCCGACAGCTCGGCCGTGGAAATCGTCTTCGTCAACGTCAATCCCCAATCCACCCTGCTGCTGGGCCAGGCACGCGGCGCCGCGCTCACGGCCCTGGTCAACGCCGGCCTGCCCGTGGCCGAGTACACCGCACTGCAGATGAAGAAGGCCATGACCGGCCACGGCCGCGCGGCCAAGAGCCAGATCCAGGAGATGGTCAAGCGCCTGCTGCAGTTGCCCGGCCTGCCCGGCACCGACGCCGCCGACGCCCTGGGCCTGGCCATCACCCACGCCCATGCCGGCGCGGCCATGACGAAGATGGCCGAGGTCACGCAGCTGCAGCGGCGCCAGCACGCGGTCTACAAGGGCGGACGGGTCTACTGAACCTCTCCGGCCCGGTCACGGATCCATTGCGCGATCCGGGGAAACACATCGGACTGCGCATTGCCCGCCATCAGCAACCGGCTGTGGCTGTAGTCCTCCCTGAAGCCGCCGGCCTTGCCGCACAGCAGGAATTGCACATCCGGACCGCCAAAGGCCCTGGCCAGGGCCTCGCATCCCTGCCAGGGAGCGATCAACCGGTCACCGGAGCCTGCCAGCGCCAAGACGGGAAGGCTGACGCGCGAGAGCGCCTGCATGTAATCCATTCCATCGCGTCCCACAAACCGACGCTCCAGGTTCCATTGGCACCACTGGCGCATCAGCCGCCCACTCTCCGCCTCGGGTCCCACCCTGCGGCTGGGGGCTATCCAGTGGCGGTGGCCTATCCACGCCCGATAGCCCCGGATCTTCGCCCAGGCCAGCAGGGTTGCGGCAGCATGGGTGGTCTGGGCGGCCAGAAGTGCCACGCCAGAGAGGCGATCAAGGGCCAGTTCCGGATTGCGCGCGGCCCAGATGGCTGCGGCAATGCCACCTCCGCTGTGGCCGATCAGGGCCAGCGGCCGGCCCTGCTCCTCATGGCAGATTGCATCGATGGCGCTGCCGATGTCGTGCATGGCCACGGTTTCCAGATCGTAGTCATGGCCACAGTCCGCATTGCGCCCATGGCCACGCCAGTCGAACAGCCATGATCCCACGGCCTGGGAATTCAGATATGCGCCGAGCCGTGCGCAGGACGCAGAGCCGGAAAAAGTGCCATGCGTGATGGCCGCGATCGGCCCCTTGGAAGGACCGGTGCGCGTCAGCGTGATGCTGTGGCCGTCGCCAGCCCGGATCCGGATTTGCTTCATGTCAGCCGGTCAGCCTCCCCACAGCGATGGATAACGACGGGCAACGACCGATGGGCCCGCGTGCCGTGGCCGCCCCCTCAGGCGATGCGCCCGAAGAACAGCACGGCGAAGAAGGTCACGCCGGCAATCACGGTCCACTTGAGGATGATGAAGCCCCAGCGCTTGTAGTGCGGGCGGCCCGTGCCCAGGTAGAAGGCGAAGGACACGGCCGAAGCCAGCAGCAGCAGGGTGGCCAGCCAGCGGAAGATCAGCATGGCGGCGCCGGCCTCACCAGGCCCGGGCAGGCTGGGCGAAGCCCTTGGGTGCCTGGCGCTCGCTCTCGAAGCTGACCAGCTCCCATGCGTCGGGCTGGGCCAGCAGTGCGCGCAGCAGCTGGTTGTTCATGCCGTGGCCCGAGCGGAAGGCGCTGTAGGCGGCCAGCAGCGGCTTGCCGATCAGGTAGAGGTCGCCGATGGCGTCCAGGATCTTGTGCTTGGCGAACTCGTCGTCATAGCGCAGTCCGTCGCTGTTGAGCACCTTGTAATCGTCCATGACGATGGCGTTGTCCATGCCGCCGCCCAGCGCCAGGCCGTGACTGCGCAGCATCTCCACGTCCTTGGTGAAACCGAAGGTGCGCGCGCGCGCGATGTCGCGCGTGTAGTTGTCCTCGCCCATGTCGAACTCCACGCACTGGCCCGTGGAGTCCACGGCAGGATGGGCGAAGTCGATCTCGAAGCGCAGCTTGAAGCCGTGGTAGGGATCGAAGCGCGCCCACTTGAGGTTCTGGCCCTCGCCTTCGCGCACCTCGACGGGGCGGATCACGCGGATGAAGCGCTTGGGGGTCTTTTGCAGCTCGATGCCCGCGCTTTGCAGCAGGAACACGAAGGAAGCGGAAGAACCATCGAGGATGGGCACTTCCTCGGCGGTGATGTCGATGTAGAGGTTGTCCAGTCCCAGGCCGGCGATGGCCGACATCAGGTGCTCCACGGTATGCACCTTGGCGCCGCCCGTGCCGATGGTGGAGGCCATGCGCGTGTCAGTGACGGCTTCGGCCGAGATCGGGATGTCCACGGGCTCCGGCAGATCCACGCGACGGAACACGATGCCGGTGTCGGGCTGCGCCGGGCGCAACGTCAGTTCGACGCGCTGGCCGCTGTGCAGACCCACGCCCACGGCACGGGTGATCGTCTTGATGGTGCGTTGTTGGAGCATCCGGCTATTTTAAAGTGCGCCAGCCGTGCAGGGGCATGGCCCCGGCACGGCTTTCGCTATCACGGCAATGCAGCAGCCGTATCGGCCGCTGCTCAGTCAGCCTGCTTGCGCAGGAAGGCCGGGATTTCCAGGTCGTCCATGCCGCCGGAAGCCAGGGCATCGACGCGGGCCGCGGCCTGCGTGCGGTTGGTGCGCCAGACGCTGGGCACCGACATGTTGTTGCCGTAGTCGGCACCGCCGGCCGCACCGCCGACCATGCCTGCCGCCGCCGTGGCGGCGCCCATGGATGCAGAGGGCAGCTGGTAGCTCATGTTGTCGGTGCCGGTGCGCAGGCCGCCCTGCACCACCTGCATGTTCTGGCGGCGCGCGTTGGGACGCGACAGGCCGGTGGCCACCACGGTGACGCGGATCTCGTCGCCCAGGGTGTCGTCGTAGGCCGCGCCGTAGATCACATGCGCATCGGGCGAGGCATAGGCATTGATGGTGCTCATGGCCAGGCGCGACTCGGACAGCTTGAGGCTGCCCTTGGCCGCCGTGACCAGCACCAGCACGCCCTTGGCACCCGACAGGTCGATACCTTCCAGCAGCGGGCAGGCCACGGCCTGCTCGGCGGCGATGCGCGCGCGGTCGGGGCCTGCGGCCTTGGCCGTGCCCATCATGGCCTTGCCGGGTTCGCCCATGACGGTGCGCACGTCCTCGAAGTCGACGTTCACGTGACCGTACTCGTTGATGATCTCGGCAATGCCGCCCACGGCGTTCTTCAGGACGTCGTTGGCGTGGGCAAAGGCCTCGTCCTGCGAGATGTCGTCACCCAGCACGTCCAGCAGCTTCTCGTTGAGCACCACGATCAGCGAGTCCACGTTGGCCTCGAGCTCGTTCAGGCCGCTGTCGGCGTTGGCCATGCGGCGCCCGCCCTCCCACTCGAAGGGCTTGGTGACCACGCCCACGGTGAGAATGCCCATCTCCTTGGCCACGCGCGCGATCACGGGTGCCGCGCCCGTGCCCGTGCCACCGCCCATGCCGGCCGTGATGAACAGCATGTGCGCGCCCTGGATGGCGGTGCGGATGTCGTCCTCGGCGGCCTCGGCGGCCTCGCGGCCCTTGTCGGGCTTGCTGCCCGCGCCCAGGCCGCTGCCGCCCAACTGGATGGTGCGGTGTGCGCTGCTGCGCAGAAGGGCCTGCGCGTCGGTGTTGGCGCAGACGAATTCCACGCCCTGCACGTTGCGCGCGATCATGTGCTCCACGGCGTTGCCGCCGCCGCCGCCAACGCCGATCACCTTGATCTGCGTACCCTGGTTGAATTCTTCAACTTCAATCATGTCGATGGGCATGTTGGTTCTCCTGTAGCTCTGTATAAGTGGTCACCACCGTTTGGGGAAGGTCAGTCTTTTCGTCCGGTATTCGGAAGCCGGTGGGCGGGCCGGTAATGCGCAGTCGATGAAAGCACATGTCAAAAGTTCCCCACGATGAAGTCTTTGAAACGGCCAAAAGCGGTCTTCATGGACCCACTCTTTTGTGCCACCTTGAAACCGCGCAGGCGAGCCAGGCGGGCCTCTTCGAGCAATCCCATCACGGTGGCGGCGCGGGGTTGCGCCACCATGTCGGCCAGAGCACTCGAATACTTGGGGATGCCGCGGCGCACGGGCTTGAGGAAGATGTCCTCGCCCAGTTCGACCATGCCCGGCATCACGGCGCTGCCGCCGGTCAGCACGATGCCCGAGGACAGCACTTCCTCGTAGCCGGAATCGCGCACCACCTGCTGCACCAGCGAAAAGATCTCTTCCACGCGCGGCTCGATCACGCCGGCCAGCGCCTGCTTGCTGATCATGCGCGGGCTGCGGTCGCCCAGGCCCGGCACCTCGACCTGGGCATCGGGGTCGGCCAGCAGCTGCTTGGCATAGCCGCTTTCGACCTTGATGTCCTCGGCGTCCTTGGTCGGCGTGCGCAGCGCCATGGCGATGTCGCTGGTGATCAGGTCGCCCGCGATCGGAATGACGGCCGTGTGGCGGATGGCGCCGCCCGTGAAGATGGCCACGTCGGTGGCACCCGCGCCGATATCGACCACGGCCACGCCAAGCTCGCGCTCGTCGTCCGTAAGCACGGCCTGGCTCGATGCCAGCGGGTTGAGCAGCAGTTGCTCGACCTCCAGGCCGCAGCGGCGCACGCACTTGATGATGTTCTCGGCCGCGCTCTGCGCACCCGTGACGATGTGGATCTTGGCTTCCAGGCGGATGCCGCTCATGCCGATGGGCTCGCGCACTTCCTGGCCGTCGATCACGAATTCCTGCGGCTCGACCAGAAGCAGCCGCTGGTCCGAGGAGATGTTGATGGCCTTGGCCGTCTCCATCACGCGCGCCACGTCGGTGGCCGTGACTTCCTTGTCCTTGATGGCCACCATGCCGCTGGAGTTCAGTCCGCGGATGTGGCTGCCGGTGATGCCGGTGCACACGCGCTGGATCTTGCAGTCGGCCATCAGCTCGGCCTCCTTCAATGCCTGCTGGATGCTCTGCACCGTTGCATCGATGTTCACCACCACGCCGCGCTTGAGCCCGTTGCTGGGAGCCACGCCCAGGCCGGCGAGCTTGAGTTCGCCGTTGTACAGGACCTCGGCCACGACGGCCATGACCTTGGCCGTGCCGATGTCCAGTCCGACGATCACATCTTTGTATTCTCTTGCCATATCAGCATCCGCCCCCGGTTGGTTCTGTCCTGTGCCTGTGTCGCTGCGTGGTGTGCGCGTACATGTGTCTGTCCTGCCTCGTCTCAGCGTCGGGGACGCACCGCAGCCGGCGCCTTGGCCGTGCCGCCGGTGGTCACACCGCGCAACCGCAGCGCATATCCGTCTTCATAACGCAGGTCGGCCGACTCGATGGCGTCCGCCTTGCGCTTGTATTGGGTCGTGATCTGGGGCAGCGTGCGCACGAAGCGCTGCACGCGCTGGAGCACGGCCTCCACGCTGCCGCCGCCCAGTTCGATCTGCGCGTCATTGGCCAGCCGCAACTGCCAGCTGCCGCGCGGGTTCAGCGTGAGACCGTCGATCTCCACCTCCAGCGGCCCCAGCGCCGGCACCAGCAGCCGGTACATCTGCAGCATCTGCGTGGCGCTGCCGTCGGGGCCTTGCAGGCGCGGCAGGCCTTCGCGGTCGAGTTCGCCCAGGTTGGCCTCGAACACCTCGCCGAAGCTGTTGACCAGGCCGGTGCCGGAGTCCGGCCCCCAGAAGGCCTCGGCCACATGCTCGTGCAGGATGACACGCAGGCTGTTGGGATAGTCGCGGCGCACCTGGGCCTCGCGCACCCAGGGCACCTGCTCGAAGGCCGCCTTGGCGCCCTTGAGATCGACAGTGAAGAAATTGCCCGTGAGCACGGGCGCCACGTTGGCGCGCAGGGTCACGGCGTTGTTGTGCACCAGCTCACCCTCGACCACGATGCGGCCGATGTTGAATGCCGGATGGCGCAGTGCCCACCAGCTCACGGCTGCCAGCCCCAGCGCGGCCACGCCCACGAACAGGACCGTGGCGGTCACGTTCATGAGCTTGACGTCGAAGGGGGCGGGCAGGGAGTAGCTCATGCGTGCTCCGACTCCGAATCCAGGGCGGCACTCGCCAGAATGCCCAGGCACAGGCTTTCGTAGCTCACGCCGATGGCGCGGGCCGACATGGGTACCAGCGAATGCCCGGTCATGCCCGGCGAGGTGTTGATCTCCAGCAGGAAGGGCTTGCGGTCGCTGGCGCGGATCATGATGTCGGCACGCGACCAGCCGCGGCAGCCCAGCGTGCGGAAGGCCTTGACCACGATGCGCCGGATCTCGGCCTCCTCCTCGGCAGGCAGGCCGCTGGGGCAGTGGTACCGGGTGTCGTCGGTGAAGTACTTGTTCTGGTAGTCGTAGTTTCCCTCGGGCGCGACGATGCGGATCACCGGCAGCGCGTGGGCGCCCTCGCCGGTTCCCAGCACGGGGCAGGTGGTCTCGTCACCCGCGATGAACTCCTCGCAGAGCACCTCGGGGTCGTACTTCGAGGCCAGCGCATAGGCCTGCGCGCATTCCTCGGCCGTCCAGACCTTGGTCAGACCGATGGTCGAGCCTTCGCGCGACGGCTTGACGATCATGGGCGCGCCCAGCGCCTGCAGCGCGGCACGCGTCTCGTCGGCGCTGGCCACCAGGCGCCAGTCCGGCGTGGGCAGGCCCTCGAAGCGCCAGATGCGCTTGGTCATGATCTTGTCCATGGCGATGCTGGAGGCCATCACGCCGGGGCCGGTGTAGGGAATGCCCAGAAGCTCCAGTGCGCCCTGAACCGTGCCATCCTCCCCGTAGCGTCCATGCAGCGCGATGAAGCAGCGGTCAAAGCCCTCTTTCTTCAACTCGCCCAGGTCGCGCTCCGACGGATCGAAGGCATGGGCATCCACGCCCTGCGACAGCAGGGCTTTGAGCACGCCCGCGCCCGACATCAGCGACACCTCGCGCTCGGCCGAGCGGCCTCCCAGCAACACGGCCACCTTGCCCAGTCCCCTGACATCGATTCCGTTGCCGAAACTGCTCATTGCGCGGCTCCCTGCTGCGCCTGCAGCCCTTGTTTCTGAAGCATTTCAACCAACTTTCCTGGCACGGCACCGATCGAGCCTGCACCCATGCACAACAGCACGTCGCCATCACGCGCGTTGGCGGCGATGGCCGCCGGCAGCTCGGCAACGTTTTCCACAAAAACCGGCTCGACCCGCCCGGCCACGCGCAGGGCGCGCGCCAGCGAGCGGCCATCGGCGGCCACGACGGGTGTCTCGCCGGCCGCATAGACCTCGGTCAGCAACACGGCATCGGCCAGGCCGATGACCCTGACGAAATCCTCGAAACAGTCGCGCGTGCGGCTGTAGCGGTGCGGCTGGAAGGCCAGCACCAGGCGCCGCCCCGGGAAGGCGCCGCGCGCGGCGGCCAGCGTGGCCGCCATTTCCACAGGGTGGTGCCCGTAGTCATCGATGACGGTGAAGCTGCCGCCATCGGCCGCAGCCAGTTCGCCATAGCGCTGGAAACGCCGGCCCACGCCCTTGAAGCTTTCGAAGGCGCGCAGCAGGGCCTCGTCGGCAATCTCCAGTTCCATGGCGACGGCCACGGCCGACAGGGCATTGAGTACGTTGTGCTCGCCGGGAAGGCTCAGCACCACATCGATGTCGGGGTAGGACTGGCCGTTCTGGCGACGCACGGTGAAGCACATGCGCCCGGCCTCGGCGCGCACGTTCAGGGCCCGCACCTGGGCGTCCTCGGCGAAGCCATAGGTGGTGACGGGGCGCGCCACCTGGGGCAGGATCTCGCGCACGGCCGGGCTGTCCACGCACAGGATGGCGCGGCCATAGAACGGCATGCGGTGCAGGAAATCGACGAACGCACCCTTGAGCCGGCCGAAATCATGGCCATAGGTTTCCATGTGGTCGGCATCGATGTTGGTGACCACGGCCATCACGGGCAGCAGGTTCAGGAAGGAGGCATCGGACTCGTCGGCCTCCACCACGATGTAGTCGCCCTGACCCAGCTTGGCGTTGGCACCCGCGCTGTTGAGCTTGCCGCCGATCACGAAGGTCGGGTCCAGCCCGGCCTCGGCCAGCACGCTGGTCACCAGGCTGGTAGTGGTGGTCTTGCCGTGGGCACCCGCGATGGCGATGCCCTGCTTGAAGCGCATCAGCTCGGCCAGCATCAGCGCACGCGGCACGACGGGGATCTTGCGTGCGCGTGCGGCCAGCACCTCGGGGTTGTCGGCCTGCACGGCGGTGGAGGTGACGACGGCATCAGCGCCCTCGATATGGGCCGCCTCATGGCCGACATGGGTGGCGATGCCCAGGTCGGCCAGGCGGCGCAGCGTGGCGCTGTCGGCCAGGTCAGAGCCCGAGATGGCGTAGCCCAGGTTGTGCAGCACCTCGGCGATGCCGCTCATTCCGGCGCCACCGATGCCGACGAAATGGATGTGATGGATGGCGTGCTTCATGCGGCCAGTTCCTCACAGGCGGCGACCACCTCGGCGGTGGCATCTGTCTTTTGCATTTTCTTGGCTTTTCCAGCGCGCTCCAGCAGCGTCGCTCGCTGCATATTTTGTAGCATTTCGGCCAGACTTTGGGCAGTCAGTGCGCTTTGTTGCATCAACCATCCACCGCCGGCATCGACCAGGAAACGCGCGTTCGTGGTCTGGTGGTCGTCCACCGCCGCCGGAAAGGGCACATAGATGGCCGCGGCGCCCACGGCCGCGATCTCGGTGACGGTGCTGGCACCGGCGCGGCAGACGATGACATCGGCCTCGGCGAAGGCGCGGGCCGTATCGTCGATGAAGGGGGTCAGCTCGGCCTGCACGCCGGCGGCCGCGTAGTTGGCGCGCAACGCATCGATCTGGGCAGCGCCGCTTTGGTGCAGCACGATGGGGCGGGTCTCGGCCGGGATCAGGGCCAGCGCCTGGGGCACGATCTCGTTGAGCGCCTTGGCGCCCAGGCTGCCACCCACCACCAGCAGGCGCAGCGGACCGCTGCGGCCTTCGAAGCGCTGCTCGGGCGCGGGCTGCTCGGTGAAGGCCTGGCGCAGCGGATTGCCCACCCAGCGGCCCTTGGCGAAAACGCCGGGAAAGGCCGTGAAGATGCGCTCGGAGACGACGGCCAGCACCTTGTTGGCCATGCCTGCCACGGAGTTCTGCTCATGCAGCACCAGGGGCTTGCCCGCCAGCACGGCCATCATGCCGCCGGGAA
It encodes:
- the murC gene encoding UDP-N-acetylmuramate--L-alanine ligase translates to MKHAIHHIHFVGIGGAGMSGIAEVLHNLGYAISGSDLADSATLRRLADLGIATHVGHEAAHIEGADAVVTSTAVQADNPEVLAARARKIPVVPRALMLAELMRFKQGIAIAGAHGKTTTTSLVTSVLAEAGLDPTFVIGGKLNSAGANAKLGQGDYIVVEADESDASFLNLLPVMAVVTNIDADHMETYGHDFGRLKGAFVDFLHRMPFYGRAILCVDSPAVREILPQVARPVTTYGFAEDAQVRALNVRAEAGRMCFTVRRQNGQSYPDIDVVLSLPGEHNVLNALSAVAVAMELEIADEALLRAFESFKGVGRRFQRYGELAAADGGSFTVIDDYGHHPVEMAATLAAARGAFPGRRLVLAFQPHRYSRTRDCFEDFVRVIGLADAVLLTEVYAAGETPVVAADGRSLARALRVAGRVEPVFVENVAELPAAIAANARDGDVLLCMGAGSIGAVPGKLVEMLQKQGLQAQQGAAQ
- the murG gene encoding undecaprenyldiphospho-muramoylpentapeptide beta-N-acetylglucosaminyltransferase, encoding MTAPASQGSHRQRTALIMAGGTGGHIFPGLAVAQALRERGWNVRWLGAPGSMESRIVPAQGFPLETIDFSGVRGKGLMTLAFLPMRLLRAFWQALAVVRRVKPDVVVGLGGYISFPGGMMAVLAGKPLVLHEQNSVAGMANKVLAVVSERIFTAFPGVFAKGRWVGNPLRQAFTEQPAPEQRFEGRSGPLRLLVVGGSLGAKALNEIVPQALALIPAETRPIVLHQSGAAQIDALRANYAAAGVQAELTPFIDDTARAFAEADVIVCRAGASTVTEIAAVGAAAIYVPFPAAVDDHQTTNARFLVDAGGGWLMQQSALTAQSLAEMLQNMQRATLLERAGKAKKMQKTDATAEVVAACEELAA